The Arachis ipaensis cultivar K30076 chromosome B03, Araip1.1, whole genome shotgun sequence region AATTCAGCTTATTATAGAGTGCTGCTGCCATTCTCATAGCTTCTAACTTCTTTGAGGGGAAACCTTCAAACCTTGATAGGACCTACACTCAGCAATACctagtattaatattattatggTATCATCATGTTTGTGTAATTCAAATGGACATGGAAGTTTCTCTACCTGTGATTCATCAGTTAGCTTCTCAAGAACAGACTCAACATCTTGGTGGAACTTAATCAAATCTGTCATATCTTTAGTCTTGTAATTGGTAATAGCAGACCTCAGTTCCTGGATCTGTTTTGCATATTTTTGaacatcttcttctatttgttgGAAGTAAGATGATCTAAACATACATGGagaaacaaagaaacaaaatGATAAGGCACTTAGTTTGAATTATTCTAAGGCATTTAGCAGATTATGCAGTTTAAGCAGCTTATATACCTTTTTGTCATCTCTGCTAGAGCATCAGCCATACTTTGTTTTCCTCCGGAGCTTGATGCTGCTCCATTTGAGCTGCTTCTCCCGCCACCCGACTTGCCTTTGAGGCTTGACCCTTCCACTTTTCCCTTCAGAGTTCGATAAAGGGTGCCCAATTGTGTTGATCTCTTCAATTTTGTAGTTGCCTTGGGCCGCAAGCATCTACCTGGACCAGGTGGAGGTGGTGGCAATGCAGCACCCCCATTTCCACGTGGCAGTGGTGGTGGAGGTGCTGGAGCTGATCCGGATTTCAAGGACATGGGTGGTGGAGGTGGTGGAGCTGATCCCGCTTTCAAGGACATGATTGggggaggtggtggtggaggtGATGATACTGAACTCAAGCTTGAGCTCAGAGGCACTGGTGGTGGAGAAGGTGGTGGTGGCATATTAAGTGATACAAAACTTTTTTGCAATTTGGCTGATGATGGTGCaggtggaggtggtggtggtggtggcggagCCAGCATTGCCTTATTTGGCTGCATAACATTTGTTGCTGGTACTACTGGCGATAATGgagatgaatttgatgatgatgCAAGCTTTGGTGCTTCCTCCATCAGCATAGCTGTTGTTTCCAATGGTTTGGGAGATTGTGacttttcctctttttcttcttgcattgcttgaGCTTCATCACATTCTTTATGATCTCCATTTGTTATCTCTGATTTCTCTGTTGTCTCCATACCAAAAACTAGATCCTCTGGTGTGTCATCCTTTTCAGCTTTTCCATCTTTGTGATCCACTTCCATTTCTCTGTCTAGTTCCTCATTAATCTTCTTGTTTTGAGTTGCCTTGTGGGGTGGTGACATATGGAAAGACAAGCGCTTCAAATCAATTGGATTCAGCTTTCCCAAAGACTGAATTCTGAGAGTCCTAAGCAGTGAGGTACCAGAAGATCTTAGACTATTCTCTTCGGTTCTGGCAGTGTATTTCATGGGTTCTGGAAGAACACCTCCAATAGACTTCAAAACCTCACAAAAGTAGGCTAGAGCCTctgggaaaaaaaataaaattagttacATTCATATTCAGGGACTAAGATTTAATGAATCACAATTAGGAACAAAAATTGATATTCAAAGGAATGTTTGAACCTGATCAATAGACTTATCCTTAATCCTCAAAACCTTATTTTGGAATATGATCCCCCGGATAGCATCTGCTAAATACTTCTGCCTTTAAGAAGACCATGTATGTGCTGAGCACTAAAGAGAGGCCATAGAATAAATTCAACAAAAGAAAttcagaagaaagaaaatgctcTTAATATAGGCAATCCTCTCCCACCCAATAATAGCACATTGCCACAATATTTTCATTCTAGAAACCAATTATGCAGAAAGCTCATATACTGAACTTGAACAAACCTAAAGGCTCCATTATAAAACAGATAATCCTaaagaaaatgaaagatcatTTAAGTTCAAAATATGGTATAATGTAACATCATTTCACTTATACGGAGTAAATATCGTACTATGTattgaatattaattaataattacagaTAGAAAGATAAGCCAAATTATGGGATTATAAGTACGTACAGTGGGCATAGGCACTGTCCAACCCTTTTCCGGACACCAATCCAATGAAAGGCGCAGGTCCCTGCTTGAAGCTACATCAGACATCCCCTCGCCAAATGGAACTGACAGCAGATCAATCTATAAGGAGAATTCGGGCATAAGTTGGATATACTAATTATGATATTTGCACTACTAAAGTACCTACAATTATATggataatttttctttgaagaaGAAAAGGAGTAGGCAAAGGCTAAAAGTTCAGTGTAAAATTGGTTCATTGGATAATACCATTAGAAGATAGACAAATATCAAATAGAAGGTTCAAAACATGGACTTTCAGTAAATCTGGGAGATGAACTTAGATCTTTTGGAAGGATTAGGACAAAATTCAACATGACCAAAAGTTACAGCAAATAAATTAGAGTTTGACCATCGGAAAAGAAATGAAGTGCAacttaagaacataaaaataaaaagaacttaTGCTCCACAGTATATGAACGTGCAATAAGTTGAGTTTTAACTCCGAAAAGACATACTTTGGTCAGGATAGTCAATATACTCCAACAGGTAGGTCACCATATCATATTTCTGGCGAATCTCTCTTATCTGAAAGAAAAGTAGTAAAAATTAGAAGGTTTTTTATATACAAAATGTTATATTCTTAATATAAACTCAATTCTAGATTTTCCTCAAGAAAAATGATGAGCATTAATGGAGAGCCCTTAAAATTACAAGTTTACAACTCATATGGTTCGGTTAAACTATCTttgcatataaatttttattttatctcatgTACAACCTTTGTACAGTGTCCCTGCCCCTTGCCCCTGCCCCTGCccctatctatctatctatctatctatctatcttacTTATATATGTTTATGCTTCCTCCTATGCTCTCTCAACCTAGTGGAACATAACATACAAGGAAAGTGCTCTGGTATTTTGAGGAAAGGAAAAAAcccttttattatttaatataactcttattaattgttattattattgtattATGCCCATCAAGTATGAAATAGTGGTAAgccaaataaatatttttaaaaatNNNNNNNNNNNNNNNNNNNNNNNNNNNNNNNNNNNNNNNNNNNNNNNNNNNNNNNNNNNNNNNNNNNNNNNNNNNNNNNNNNNNNNNNNNNNNNNNNNNNNNNNNNNNNNNNNNgattttaatatacaaatattatttttatttttataaaacataaagtaattgaataaaatattatctATATTTTAAAAGAAGTCAAGTATATATATGATCTAGCCATATAAAATTAAGTAACACACTTGAGGAAATAAGGTATACTATGATTTACTTTCaacgtttatttatttattttttccttgCTAGTTGCAGTTGCACTTTGAGGATAAGTTGCATGcaagaattttcaaaaaagaaagaataaaaatataccgATTTGGAATTATTAAAATAGTATCTCTGATTTTCCTACTTGGACTGCATAAGAGAGTGGCGTTTATAGAAAGGATTTCTCTTAAATTGGATCTCAACAATGACGgggttaaaagaaaaaaaagaaatcagAATGaatattattctattattttgCATTTAACGCACATGGAGTAAAAACAAGTCTTCGTGTAGCATTGGAGGATTGAGTGGGATAAATAAACAGTTAGCTGAGGCTAAAAACATGTTACAATAGTGCAGAATTTAAAATATTCTGAGGAAAACAAATAAATGAATTCAATCTCTCACTAATAACTTCAGCTTCTACCAAATTTATTTTAATGTAGCAAACTAAATATTAAGCTTGTGAATAATCTATCAGGATTTGCTTTTTACAAAAATACCTCTTTGATTGTGGCTTTCACAGGGACACCAAGAACGGCAGTCTCATTCAACCGTCTATCTTTaaggatctaaaaacacagcacAAGTGAGTAGTCTAAGTTAAATTGTAAATAGACATAATACCAAACTCAAGAGATCATATAATACAAGCATTTTTAGTAGAATTCTGACATAACAGTTCATCATTTAATTAAACAATCTAGCAATAAATTAATTAAGTACTATAGCAGCAGTAAAGCAGAAgtaaaatataatattattacagaaaattataattaaaaatatctcagattattattgaaattaaaacaaaattaaagcaaTTACCCACGCACCACGTTTTATTAGATTTGGATCTTCCGATTGATTCTACAAATTTACATATTTACAGGTAACTAATTAATAAAAGCTTTTTTTTAAGttaacaatttaaattaaaaataattgaaacatATAGAGACCTGTTAGTCCCTTCTCAATAGCTGTAATGGCCCCAAGATAGTCAACATTGTAACCTAGtagtttatattattttaaattacagTCTATAACTCCCATTGTGGCtataattaattacttttattttcacaTTACACCACAATTAACTATAATTACAACTGCAGTTTAAGACCATAGCATCCACAATTATGGGATAAGCTTTTAGGGTAAGTACCTTGGCAATAGGATCCACCTCATCGCAACATCTAAGTCCATCTTTCTTGTGAGGAATCGTGTAACtgtattaagaaaaaaattttgttaagaaaaaaaaaaagaacaaagctACCATCCAGTATCTTAGTAACATGGATGAATCTAAAGCAAGCATAATCAGCAATACGCTGCATTCTtttgaaaaaaatggaaaaaaattcctttaaataaattaaattttaaaaataaataaaatttgagaTGCATCACCTGTATATTTTCAGAGAATGATAAAAATCAAATACTCCAGTACCTGGTGATCCAATCCAATGTCCCAACAAAGACCTTTTTGTTATCAACAGTTGCTACTGCACCAGAACCAGGTTCTTCAAGGAATGTTCCATCTGTAACCTGCAAATTTGTAGTACACTAACAGGTGTGTCCTTATGAAACTAACCTTTATGACAATATATTTAACATGAATTACAGATTTCAGCCATTCACAAATTACCACCAAAAGGTTCTATTTTACAAAAGTACATTAGTCAGTGAGTCTTACAACCAATAAACATTGCCTATTAATAAGTCAATCTCATATAGATGGCATATACTGACAGTAAAAGGGGGCACAAAACAAAGTTAAGTACCCAGTCGTTTCTCCTCTACAAGAGAATAGCAACTCAATAGCAATTAGCCAACTGTTATTAGAGGCAGATTAGCTCATGGAAAGCCAAAAATCCACCAATATTATAAACTATGATATCATTCCCTTTCTGACACATACACACTCAGACGCATAGATAAACCAGGTAATATAGTAAAGAGCAGGGTCGGCAAATATAACAatgttattatctttttattttaattttcaaataattttgtttatttatttccaCTATTTAAGCAAAATACATTTTATTAATATGATAAACTAatcaataatttaaataaataaataagtaaagttTGTCACAGAATAAAGCAATGAGAACACTTGATGTCAGGATGGGGAAGTTGAATAGAGAAAGAAGAACCTTAGTGTTAGTACAATTAACTTTCTGAGCAGCATCCACAATAGTTTTCCCAACTGGATGTACTGAGAAGCTTCCGTACCTTGGATTCAGCTCCAACCCAGCTCAGAAAAACTCCAGGTTCTGTTTGTTCAAGGGACCTTCACAGAAAACCACTGTGTAGTTAGGAGAGCAAGTATGTTTTCTTATGAGAAAGCACATAACAAGATAGAAGAATGTTTCGGAGGCTTTTCATCAAACAGCTTACATGCATCATTCGAAATGCtttgattaaataaaaaattcatcacAGCAACcaaataaatcacaaaatcaaaaGCAAACCCTAGCTTAATCCCAAATCAGAAATGAAATCAAGCAGCAATTAAACTAACTGGAAGAAAATATAGTCACCATCGATGTTGGgtttgaagagaagaaaaagtcaCTGAAGGAGGATTAAAATTTATACTCATAAAAGTAGAGTTAGGTTTACCGAGAGTGATGATTGACAACGACGAGAGTAATGGAAGTCCCAAAGGTGTTGATGATGGAAGAATGCGGTGGATGACTGTGGTTATGGAATAGCGGTGATGGAAGAATGTGGCACTGAGGAGCGAGATTTGGAGTGTGAATGGAGTCTGAAGCTGCTTGTGAAACTCGTTTGGAGTGTAACTATGTGGAGCTCGAGGGTATAGAAGCAACGTTTAGGTTTAAGTCAGTATTACCGACGGAaatttttaaattacagacggatttttccgtctgtaataatttaacaaAACGCACCGTTTTCGTCcatttaattacagacgaaaaattcgtctgtaacCATTTcccacgaaaaaaattaatttttccgacagaattatcgacggattttcttttccgtctgtaatttatgctaattcattttttttattttccgacaaaaaatccctctgaaattccgtctgtatttccgtgggataaaatccgtcggaaatatctgtctgtaataactagttttctagtagtgagaATACAcgattttcggttcatttgttaTTATACAATGGTGTTGTTATGATAATATTTCGGTTCATTCTTTAACAATTTTGAATTCAatggaatggaatgcaattgaacaaagtgataatgaataatttcattcttTTTTGTTAAAATCAGTGttgtttatgaatttgaatttggataGAATGCAAGAGTTTCAGAGTTCATAGAATGCACAATTTTTAGTTCATTTATTATTACACAAtgatattattataataatatttcggttcatttgttaaTATGAAATATGTTTGGCTACAATTAACTTAAAGAATGTGCAGTTATTTCCTATACTAGAGATTAAAATTGTCTCTTTAAACCTTCATGGTCCTTATCAATTACGCATGATATGTCATATGtgatatgtcaaagttgattatatttaattaaagatgaataaataaactatattttAAGCTGCAATTAAGGAAGATTAGAAGAATTAAAGGTGAAATGATTGGTAGGATGTGGCAGCAGTGAGGTTGTATGCATTGGCCATTGCATTATCAAGGATTCAAGAATGGTGTGAATGTGAATGTGAAGTTGATGCATTCACCGGTCACCATTTTAGGTGTGTTATCGATAAATAATTTGTTCTAATGATTAGAATGACTTTTAAGATAAATTAAATGGAATGGAATGAAATCTAatacaattgaataaagtgataatgaataattttattcttCTTTGCTAAAAAAAGACTTAATCATCAACAAAAGTACATCGAATTCATTTTTGAacccaaatgaacctcaattaaactaagaaatgaaccgaaattacttaaagaataaaaaatttgatcaatacttatcagcagtatTAAGTGAACCTCatttaacacacaaatgaaccaaaattagttcagatttgaacaagcactcaaaaaaactcaatcatcaacaaaaatacatcaaatttatTTTTGGATCGAAATGAACcctaattaaactaagaaatgaaccgaaattacttaaggaataaaaaatttggtcaatacttatcagcaacATTAAGtaaacctcaattaacacacaaaagaaccaaaattagttcaaatttgaacaagctaagcagtcaaaaagactaaatcatcaataaaaacacatcgaattcatttttggatccaaatgaacATCAATCACAAacacacacaatcatagaaaacacaatcacaaacaaatatgcgcaaaaaagtatgatgcatgtctaatcCTATACAGGTCATGAGCTCATATGTCGATTAGTTGCCCGATTTCTGACACTGGTCCTGAGATAAGCATTTCATACCGCCGTCCTTATCTCAGCCAACGTTTCCTCCATGAGCATTACGCATCGCCATCCTCACGAGAAACCTTCCTTTCGGTCTCcagtgag contains the following coding sequences:
- the LOC107630495 gene encoding uncharacterized protein At4g04980-like translates to MVTYLLEYIDYPDQIPFGEGMSDVASSRDLRLSLDWCPEKGWTVPMPTALAYFCEVLKSIGGVLPEPMKYTARTEENSLRSSGTSLLRTLRIQSLGKLNPIDLKRLSFHMSPPHKATQNKKINEELDREMEVDHKDGKAEKDDTPEDLVFGMETTEKSEITNGDHKECDEAQAMQEEKEEKSQSPKPLETTAMLMEEAPKLASSSNSSPLSPVVPATNVMQPNKAMLAPPPPPPPPPAPSSAKLQKSFVSLNMPPPPSPPPVPLSSSLSSVSSPPPPPPPIMSLKAGSAPPPPPPMSLKSGSAPAPPPPLPRGNGGAALPPPPPGPGRCLRPKATTKLKRSTQLGTLYRTLKGKVEGSSLKGKSGGGRSSSNGAASSSGGKQSMADALAEMTKRSSYFQQIEEDVQKYAKQIQELRSAITNYKTKDMTDLIKFHQDVESVLEKLTDESQVLSRFEGFPSKKLEAMRMAAALYNKLNSILNELQNWKIVSPVNQLLEKTERYFDKIKTELEALERTKDEESKKFKGHNIEFDFHILIKIKEAMVDVSSNCMELALKERRSDAAKNNSDGKRKDYAKLLWRAFQFAFKVYTFAGGIDDRADKLTKELAREIESDPNQP